In the Ipomoea triloba cultivar NCNSP0323 chromosome 6, ASM357664v1 genome, one interval contains:
- the LOC116022980 gene encoding ras-related protein RABC2a-like — translation MASPRTPRTGGLSNSSYDLSFKILLIGDSGVGKSSLLVSFISNVVEELCPTIGIDFKIKTFTVGGKKLKLTIWDTAGQERFRTLTSSYYRGAQGIILVYDVTKRETFTNLYDVWAKEVELYSTNKNCVKILVGNKVDIESERAVSREEGLTLAKELGSLFVECSAITRENVEQCFEELALKIMEVPSLLQEGSGIGKRNVLKRKQLSHKRPFGCCSTA, via the exons ATGGCGTCGCCTAGGACCCCTAGGACGGGGGGGCTGAGCAACAGCAGCTACGATCTGTCGTTTAAGATCTTGTTGATCGGCGATTCCGGAGTGGGGAAGAGCAGCCTCCTCGTCAGTTTTATCTCCAATGTCGTTGAAGAACTTTGCCCTACCATTG GTATTGACTTTAAGATCAAAACATTCACTGTAGGTGGGAAAAAACTGAAGCTTACCATTTGGGACACAG CGGGACAAGAAAGGTTTAGGACGTTGACGAGCTCTTACTATAGAGGTGCTCAGGGGATCATTCTCG TTTATGATGTGACAAAGAGAGAAACCTTCACAAACCTGTATGATGTGTGGGCAAAAGAGGTGGAGCTTTACTCAACAAATAAGAATTGTGTCAAAATTCTTGTTGGGAACAAAGTTGACATA GAATCTGAAAGAGCTGTGAGCAGAGAAGAAGGTTTAACTCTTGCAAAAGAGCTGGGAAGTTTATTTGTTGAATGCAGCGCAATAACTCGAGAAAATGTGGAGCAGTGCTTCGAAGAACTCGCCTTAAAG ATAATGGAGGTTCCGAGTCTATTGCAAGAAGGATCTGGAATAGGGAAGAGAAACGTGTTAAAGAGGAAACAATTATCCCATAAACGACCCTTCGGCTGTTGCTCAACAGCATAG
- the LOC116022053 gene encoding zinc finger protein ZAT5-like has translation MEGFEVGKRDESSICTMKKRRTKRPRHHDTSSSLSSFSDNSDHRSLSNHSDIEFNHHRVEEEEDMAKCLMLLSQGHVRKPPPSPPSAAAAGMNREVYECKTCNRVFPSFQALGGHRASHRKPKAAEQNQESVDEDVTTLSLQIPGRAVAVSSPPRNKVSNRIHECSICGAEFSSGQALGGHMRRHRPLPTADQEIKKPSRHPLALDLNLPAPEDDHREITKFPFAAKEQVIVFSASPLVDCHY, from the coding sequence ATGGAAGGATTTGAGGTTGGAAAGCGAGACGAAAGTAGTATTTGTACGATGAAGAAACGGCGGACTAAACGGCCGCGCCACCATGACACGTCGTCGTCGCTTTCATCTTTCAGTGATAATTCCGATCATCGTTCTCTATCCAATCATTCGGATATCGAGTTCAATCATCACAgggttgaagaagaagaagacatggCCAAGTGTTTAATGCTTTTGTCTCAAGGCCACGTCAGGAAACCGCCGCCGTCTCCGCCgtctgcggcggcggcggggatGAACAGGGAAGTGTACGAGTGCAAGACGTGTAATCGGGTGTTCCCATCTTTCCAGGCTCTCGGCGGCCACAGAGCTAGTCACCGGAAACCAAAGGCGGCGGAACAAAATCAAGAAAGTGTCGACGAGGATGTTACAACGTTGTCGCTTCAAATTCCCGGGCGGGCCGTCGCCGTGAGCTCTCCTCCTCGTAACAAAGTTAGTAATAGGATTCACGAATGTTCCATCTGCGGGGCTGAGTTTAGCTCCGGCCAAGCCTTGGGGGGTCATATGAGGAGGCATAGACCGCTGCCCACCGCCGATCAAGAAATCAAGAAGCCCAGCAGGCATCCATTGGCTTTAGACCTTAATCTGCCGGCGCCGGAAGACGATCACCGGGAAATAACCAAATTCCCATTTGCAGCCAAGGAACAAGTCATCGTCTTCTCGGCTTCGCCTTTGGTGGATTGCCACTATTGA